A portion of the Sebastes fasciatus isolate fSebFas1 chromosome 2, fSebFas1.pri, whole genome shotgun sequence genome contains these proteins:
- the ddias gene encoding uncharacterized protein ddias — translation MSVRRALVDCVVLSVQDACVFYPCCKGCFSRIHVEQQDTTRCRCSKCGYSCLRDQVEYRYRLSLRVARDRCIFGVTVFGACLNPFFGIHANGLQRLVENLDGASNRSTLLGKAVEDCFIGRHFIFGIKVTETESGPWLGGSGANGSSSKEAVHFIASQMILPKATGLGGCTVVSYYRILLQKAAEYELGSTDCSKTFRPPATTLLLIPRHFPASSFNNATLSVSGLLSQSLQSSQDSAITPTPPWQQSLGLITSSAEQEEGRSIQDSGDENSRQTDDNKTPPHAQRGYLEKHKVTEERALSPLLSLECSTSSSPSFAKYPRSSIGKALGNMPTINTWFSPPPAGHNSSKAKGFSNTTFLSSSLAWEDLPFSESLTEFLCEENNDFDIVGETEPLLNVQNQKETARNNLEISSQDKNVSHKSTSVCQSNRQITDSHSQILLDIANTPGPNGGDSQVYKNPVGCANKSQARNICSHECNQEDEKASSLSFENEEEEQLEGDTYNCSADLFSSSLVIDMSANKLNTHAETVKLTTMGAHSLLSKPDKPHRRSEMNTQSTPHKQKLKSKRCVNRDSLILTGTQDIDFIPPSQSTPIVKVAVVKGSPASSYRNLTSAEFSSQPDGQDSCAFYRNLPELDSNKTANSTTSSLCKLNRVSANQLSQCGRESAKENLGWSTTSRRHSHRFTPERRFWKPDKHKKLSVQRGALNTGSTGRVSDCDVTVCDYEDNEVMVPPTPAAETRLRVKLRRRMLTGNSSSTLGYSREGRQADGVNCKRPLLDQTLTSSQRGPAQTGNCDSETVDEGSLDVSHCNLVDDENEACDWSRDLFSDSI, via the exons ATGTCTGTAAGAAGAGCTCTGGTggattgtgttgtgttgtctgtgcaagatgcctgtgtgttttatCCGTGCTGTAAAGGCTGCTTCTCAAGGATCCATGTTGAACAGCAGGACACGACgag ATGCAGATGCTCAAAGTGTGGTTACAGCTGTCTGAGGGACCAGGTTGAGTACAGATATCGTCTGTCACTGAGGGTGGCCCGGGACAGATGCATATTTGGAGTAACAGTATTTGGAGCCTGCTTGAACCCATTCTTTGGCATTCATGCAAATGGTTTACAGAG GTTGGTGGAGAACTTGGATGGAGCATCAAACAGATCCACATTGTTGGGGAAGGCTGTCGAGGACTGTTTCATTGGCAGACATTTCATCTTTGGTATAAAG GTAACCGAAACAGAAAGTGGGCCTTGGTTAGGAGGGTCTGGCGCGAATGGCTCCAGCAGTAAAGAAGCAGTCCACTTTATTGCCAGTCAGATGATTCTCCCCAAAGCTACAGGCCTGGGAGGCTGCACAGTGGTCAGTTATTATCGGATCCTTCTTCAGAAAGCTGCAGAATATGAGCTGGGATCCACTGATTGCAGCAAAACCTTCAGACCGCCAGCAACAACCCTGCTGCTGATTCCTCGCCACTTTCCAGCCAGCAGCTTCAATAATGCCACACTTTCTGTCTCAGGTCTTCTTTCCCAGTCACTGCAAAG TTCACAAGACAGCGCCATTACTCCCACcccaccatggcaacagtcacTCGGACTAATTACATCTTCAGCAGAACAGGAGGAAGGCCGAAGTATCCAGGATAGTGGAGATgagaacagcagacagacagacgacaACAAAACACCACCACATGCACAGAGAGGCTACCTGGAGAAGCATAAAGTCACAGAGGAGAGAGCGCTGTCACCTCTTCTTTCCTTAGAGTGCAGTACTTCCAGTAGTCCATCATTTGCCAAATACCCACGCTCATCTATTGGGAAAGCTCTTGGAAACATGCCCACCATAAACACTTGGTTCAGTCCCCCCCCAGCTGGCCACAACAGCTCCAAGGCGAAGGGGTTTTCTAACACAACATTTTTGTCCAGCTCCTTGGCTTGGGAAGATTTGCCTTTCTCTGAGAGTCTTACAGAGTTTTTGTGTGAGGAAAACAACGATTTTGATATTGTTGGTGAAACAGAGCCACTACTAAATGTGCAAAATCAGAAAGAAACAGCAAGAAACAACCTGGAAATCAGTTCACAAGACAAGAACGTATCACATAAATCAACTTCTGTTTGTCAAAGTAACAGGCAGATAACAGACAGCCACTCACAGATATTACTGGATATCGCCAATACACCTGGACCGAATGGAGGTGACAGCCAGGTATATAAGAACCCTGTTGGATGTGCAAACAAGAGTCAAGCCAGAAACATTTGTTCCCATGAGTGTAATCAGGAGGACGAAAAAGCCAGTTCTCTGTCTTTtgaaaatgaagaagaagagcagctTGAAGGGGATACCTACAATTGTTCAGCAGACCTATTCAGTAGCTCACTCGTAATCGATATGAGCGCAAACAAGCTCAACACACATGCAGAAACTGTCAAACTGACGACCATGGGAGCTCATTCACTGCTTTCCAAACCAGACAAACCGCACCggaggagtgaaatgaataCACAATCAACGccacacaaacagaaactgaaaaGTAAAAGATGCGTCAACAGAGACAGTTTAATTCTAACAGGCACACAAGATATTGActtcatccctccctctcaGTCCACCCCCATTGTTAAAGTAGCTGTTGTGAAAGGCTCGCCTGCCTCCTCATACAGAAACTTGACATCAGCTGAATTCAGTTCACAACCTGACGGTCAAGATTCTTGTGCTTTTTACAGAAATCTGCCTGAATTGGACAGTAATAAAACAGCCAATAGTACCACCTCTTCTCTTTGTAAATTAAACCGTGTCAGTGCTAACCAGCTGTCCCAGTGTGGCAGAGAGTCTGCAAAAGAAAACTTGGGGTGGAGTACGACATCCAGGAGACACAGCCACAGATTTACCCCAGAAAGGAGGTTCTGGAAACCAGATAAGCATAAAAAGTTGAGTGTCCAGAGAGGGGCTCTAAACACAGGATCGACCGGAAGAGTCAGTGATTGTGATGTGACTGTCTGTGATTATGAGGACAATGAAGTAATGGTTCCTCCGACTCCTGCTGCTGAAACACGACTGAGAGTGAAGCTCAGAAGAAGAATGCTGACCGGAAACAGCAGCAGTACTTTGGGATATTCACGGGAAGGGCGTCAGGCAGATGGAGTTAATTGTAAAAGGCCTCTGTTGGATCAAACTCTCACATCATCACAGAGAGGTCCGGCACAAACAGGAAATTGTGACAGTGAGACGGTTGATGAGGGGAGTCTGGATGTATCCCATTGTAACCTCGTTGATGACGAGAACGAGGCATGTGATTGGTCTAGAGATCTATTCTCTGACTCGATCTGA